AATCTCATTTCTGTTTTTGGATCAAAAAACAATAATTTATTTGCATCAAATACAATGTTTAATTCGTCCTTATCTTTTATATATCTATTAGCATCTGTATTTATAGTAATTTTATTTCCATATAACTCAGCGTGAATATTATAATCAGCACCAAGCAATTCTATTAACTTCACCGGAACTTTAATTCCTGAATCATTATTAGAAATTTTGATGTTCTCGGGTCTAATTCCTAATACAACATCTTTAGCAGAATCTTGGTTAACATCGCATATATAATTACTTGATTCATCATAGAATTTCGCGTCTTCAATTTTCCCTTTTATAAAATTCATCGGTGGAGACCCTAAGAATCCCCCGACGAACATATTATTAGGATTAGAGTAAAGTTCTTCCGGCGTCCCGACTTGTTGAATAATCCCATCTTTTAAGCAAACAATTCGACTTGCCATGGTCATTGCTTCTGTTTGATCATGTGTTACATAAATAACTGTAGAACCTAAATTTTGTTGTAATTCTACTAATTCTTTTCTCATGTGAATTCTTAACTTTGCATCCAAATTTGACAAAGGTTCATCCATTAAAAATATTTCAGATTCTTTTACTATTGCTCTCCCTAATGCAACTCTTTGACGTTGACCACCAGATAACTCAATAGGTTTTCTTTTAAGATAAGGTGTCAAACTTAACATTTCCGCTGTTTTTCGAATGCTCTTATCTCTTGTATTTTTGTCAACACCTCTGATTTTTAAACCAAATCCGATATTGTCATAAACATTTAAATGAGGATATAATGCATAGTTTTGGATAATTTATCATAACAAGTGCAACATAAAATAACTCATAGCTAATCAGCTGTGTTAATATGTAAGTGACCAAACAAAACATATTAAAAGGAGCGATTAACTATGAGCTATAACCATCTTACCATAGAAGAGAGATCTTGTATCTATCAATTTTTAAATTTAGGAATGAGTATAAGAAAAATTGCACAAGCACTTAAAAGGTCACCTGGTACAATATCTCGAGAAATTAAAAGAAATTCTTCTAAAATAAAATCCAGTAGAGGAAGTTACACTAAATACTTCCCAATAAAGGCAAATGACAAATATCGTCATAGAAGGAAAGATTGTCATAGGAAAACCAAGTTTTCTAAAGATGTTATTGAGTATTTAACTATAAAAATTAATGAACATTGGTCACCTGAACAAATATCAAATAGAAATACAAATTCT
This Finegoldia magna ATCC 53516 DNA region includes the following protein-coding sequences:
- a CDS encoding ABC transporter ATP-binding protein, which gives rise to MIQNYALYPHLNVYDNIGFGLKIRGVDKNTRDKSIRKTAEMLSLTPYLKRKPIELSGGQRQRVALGRAIVKESEIFLMDEPLSNLDAKLRIHMRKELVELQQNLGSTVIYVTHDQTEAMTMASRIVCLKDGIIQQVGTPEELYSNPNNMFVGGFLGSPPMNFIKGKIEDAKFYDESSNYICDVNQDSAKDVVLGIRPENIKISNNDSGIKVPVKLIELLGADYNIHAELYGNKITINTDANRYIKDKDELNIVFDANKLLFFDPKTEMRLFLED